The genomic interval GTGAAAATGGAGCAACCCCACTGTCATGCTCTGGGGCTGAACAGAGTGCTGGAGGACAATAGAGCAGAAAAGTACCTATTAAGActagaaaatattatttgttgGACAGTGTGCCAATGTCTGTGGAACAGAGACTCCCACTTGCTTTCAGAATCATACAGCCACTATGGTTTGTGCCTTTCTGCTACTGAAAGGCCACATTTAGCCTCTGAGGTAGGTGTCCCCATCTACATGCTAAATGAAAGGTCATAGTTCTCAGCAGAGCTAAAGGTTATCCTGGAGCCCCAGGAGCCACCATGTACTCACCTGGAGAAGAGAGTGTTTTATAACTCTTTCTGTAACTGCTGTATACCAGTGCCAGGTTTACTTTAAACAGAAGAGCTTGTTTCCAAcccagagcaggagagagacaGGTTAGGGGGAGCCTTTGTCTCTTCTGTTAAGCATGCCTGGGGGCACAACAGAGATCTAGTCCATCTTTTCATAGTTGTGGCCTCTGGACTTAAACCTGGGAACAGGGGTTGCAGCATAGTCTCCCATCTCAAAAGGAATGGCATTTGCGCTGCTGTCAGAAGACAGCATGCTGGGGGAGGAAGTTTATTCTACAGAGAACATTTAAGTTGCCTCTTCAAAGAGATTGTGAGCTTTTCCTCATACAGCCTTAAAGGATGACTTTCCTTATTTACGTTTGCCACCTCCTGAACTCCTAGTTTGACACTTTTCTTggtctctcctgctgctgtcatgCAAGCTCTCTTTGCCTGTTGCTGGCATTCCAGCAGTGATCAAGATATCCCAGGCAAGGAGAGGGGAGCTGGCTACCTGGTAGGCTGACACAGCTCTAACTTCCACAGGTTTGACCGCATGGGAGCAGGTGGTCCCCTCTTCATTGATGTGACTTGGCACCCCGCAGGGGACCCCGGATCTGACAAGGAAACTTCCTCCATGATTATTGCAAACACTGCAGTCAACTATTGTGGCCTGGAGACTATCCTGCACATGACATGCTGCAATCAGACCAAGGATGACATCACAGGGCATCTGCAGAAGGCCAAGCGGCTCGGGTTGAAGAACATCATGGCACTGCGTGGAGGTGAATCCTTTTGTCCTGTGATGCGTAGGGCTGAGGTTGTACTGCTGTTGCGTTCAATTCCAgagtaaaaattaataaataagaTTTAGAGGTTCCTTCTGGTGCAGGAGTTAAATGTCAAGACTGCATTTCACCTGAACCCTTTGTTTGCAGTCCTTCCAACTCAAGCATAGACAAAAGCAGTCCATGGGTAAAACGGCAAACTTGGGGGTTTCatctttgtcttccttttgaTAGCAGGAGGTTTTCAGCATAGGATAGTAGATCACAAGTCCAGCAAACAGTTGGTTTGTTCTCTTTTCAGATCCTGTAGGTGAGGAATGGGAGGAAGAAGTAGATGGTTTCAACTATGCTGTTGACCTGGTCAAGCACATTCGCAATGAATTTGATGATTACTTTGACATCTGTGTGGCAGGTAAGTGTCTTTAATTGCAGTCTGAAATAGGGAAATCAGCTCAGCAGTCCCTCTCTGGACCTGGGCAGCAAGTGACAGTACAATCAGATTGGCTACTTTCTTTTGTCTGATGTGTTGTTCTGCCTACTAGggtttcacctttttttttttttttccccaccccttccccgccccccctcccttcccctgcaaAGGCTACCCCAAGGGTCATCCTGAAGCAGAGAGCTATGAGGCAGACCTGAGGCACCTAAAGGAGAAAGTCCTTGCAGGAGCAGACTTCATCATTACGCAGCTTTTCTTCAGATCAGAAACTTTTCTCAAGTTCATGAAGGACTGTCAAGCCATTGGCATCACCTGCCCCATTATTCCTGGCATCTTCCCCATACAGGTGAAATCCAGTAATTCTGGCTTGGGGAGGGAATGAGGATCCAGGATGTTAGGTGTTTGTGGGTCAGGGGCTGAGAGAGGTCTGTAAATATCCTCCATGAAATTTCTGGGAAGTGAAAGTGCTAAATGTGGTAAATCTGTAGGTGGTTTGCGGAATTAAACTCTTAGGCATGTAATAACAAGCTTTAAAAGTTTTCTCTGCCCATATAGCAAAAAAAGATATAAAGGATAATGGTCTACCAGTCCTAAGGTATTTACTCATCACTGTCAGCATGCTAGGCTCAGGCAAAGAAGTGGGAAGAAACCACCTAAAATGACATGACCAGGACTGCCTTACCATACCAGAGATGGGGTTTAGGAGTAGAATCCAGGAGCCCCAATTCTAAATCTCCTGCCACAAAATTGAGATCAAGTACCTGTGTTGCTGGGATGTTAGAAAAGGGccttggaaaaatgaaaatcccCTGCATCCTCATCCAGGGTTACCACTCCCTGCGCCAGCTGGTGAAGCTATCCAAGCTGGAAGTGCCTCAGGAAATCAAAGATGTGATTGAACCCATCAAGGACAATGATGCGGCTATCCGGAACTATGGGGTGGAGCTGGCAGTGTCCATGTGCCGGGAGCTATTGGATAGTGGCATGGTGCATGGGCTCCATTTTTACACACTCAATCGGGAAGTGGCTACTACCGATGTCCTTAAGCGCCTGGGCATATGGAAGGAGGACCCTAGGTGAGCAGATTATGCTGGCTTCTGTTAGTTCCTCTTTCACATGCATCCATCCATCTCATCTACTGAAGGCTCAAGCAGTGGATGGCTTGGcacttctctgctgcttttttttttggtgggtgttttttttttagcatctttCTGCACTTAGAATTTCACCCATCCTGCAGGTCTCAGACAAAAGCTGGGAGGAATAGAAGGGACAGCTGAAGGAGGAATTTTAGTTAAGTACCTTTAAAGTAGCCTGTTCTGGAACTTTAAAAACCTAGACTCTTTAGAGCTGCCACTTGgaagaaacatgttttttgaGGTCTGTCACAATCCCTCCTACAAGCTAGGTGCTATGTAAGCTCCTACTGTAGACTTCTGATGTTCTCTGAAGCTCATAAAGGGAACGTGGACTTTCCTCCAACTCCACAGGCTTTAGCATAGACAAGAGGAAGTGGAGGAAGATAGatacctgtttttttcttcttaaaaataaacttcatgCAGTGCTTTTCCCTTACCTCATCCAATTTCAGGTGTTAGTCCTGAACTTAAACATTTAATAGACACCTACTGAGCATCCTGTGAGGGAACTGAGTGGGAAAAGATTTtccataaagaaagaaaagctttctgtcCCACTTCTTGACAAATAGAACTCTTCTCAGCTGCTGTTGCTTGCTGTCCCAGAGGCAAAGTTCTCCAGGGGAAGGGCTTCCAGCCCCTAGTGGAAAGTCAGCAGAGGACCTGTGTTAATGTCTGCTCCTCCAATGCAGGCGACCTCTGCCCTGGGCAGTCAGCGCTCACCCCAAGAGAAGAGTTGAAGATGTTCGACCAATCTTCTGGGCCTCTAGGCCAAAGAGTTACATCTATCGAACTCAAGAATGGGATGATTTCCCCAATGGCCGATGGTAAGCTGTCAGCCTGCAACGGCAGTGAGGTAGAGGTGTGGTATGAAAGCCTGCTCCACAGCTGGTCTGTCGTTTGTGGGTGTCCTGGGCACACTTTGGGCTTGACAGAACAGGTGGCTTTGTAACAAAATGGTCCCCAGTTGCTTGGATTTGCGTGGTAAGGAGAATGGCACCAAGGTGTTGAGGCTTTTGGTCTCTAGGTGGATTTTGTTGGCTACTTCTTTTCCTGGGTGGCTGTCTCCCTGCATCACTAAATCAGCTTACTTCATCAGTGGCCTGTTAATTTTGTGTCTGCTCCCCTTACAGGGGTAACTCTTCCTCTCCAGCCTTTGGGGAACTGAAGGACTATTACCTCTTCTACCTGAAGAGCAAGTCTCCCCGGGAGGAGCTCCTGAAGATGTGGGGAGAAGAGCTGACTGGTGAGGAAAGTGTCTTTGAGGTCTTCACATGTTACATCACTGGAGAACCCAACAAGAACGGGCACAAGGTGAGTGGTGTCCCAGGAAGGGGTGGTCAGTGTGACACAGACAATAGCGCATATTTCCTTTTGCTCCTGGTACCACATTGTTCTTCTGAACAAGAACTGGCACTTCCCTGTCCAGAGGGCCTTGCTGAGATAGTGACTGAAGGGAATCCAGCACCCAGAGCTAGGGCTCAACATAAAAGGAAAGCTGCTACAGTATGACGGGACCAGTACCTATAGAATTCAGCAGTCTATGAGTTGAGGATATCCTGCCCCTTGAACCAAACCTGGGAATTCTCTCCTGAAGCAGATGTGTTTGAGACCATTAGAGCACCTCTGAGTTCCTTCAGCATCCAGATGGCAGCGAAAGGGTTGTTACAACCATTTTAAGCCATCTCTTCTCCTCACTGTAGGTTACGTGTATGCCTTGGAACGATGACCCTCTTGCTACTGAAACCAACCTTctgaaggagcagctggagaaggttAATAGAAGAGGAATTCTGACCATCAACTCTCAGCCGAACATCAATGGCAAACCATCCACAGACCCCATTGTAGGCTGGGGGCCCAGCGGGGGTTATGTTTTCCAAAAGGTACTGCACTACTCTGGGCTAGGCAGCAAAGAGTTACACCTGAGCTGGGTCTCTGTTAGGTTGGGAAGTCCTAGGCTTTCACCCGGATAatccttctgcctgctccttATCTTAATGCCTTCTTGCTGAGATGAGGCAAAGCTCCTTCGGTGTCTTAAACAGACTATGTCATCTCTATGGCTGACTTCATAGCTGTTTTCCCCCACCTGAAAACATATACTGAACATCTAGAGAGTttttgggtggtgttttttttgctCTCAGCAAGTAATTATTGATCATTTCTTTCTAGAGCAGGGCATTATTGGTCATTTCTTTCTAGAGCATCTGATCCCGTTCAGTGATGTAGGAAGCACCCAGGTTTTTCATAAAAATGGGAATCGATGAGGTAGCATCTCTACCATCCAGCTTCTCATGGTAATAACTGGGCATTTAAAAATTCCCCTGTCTGTCCTGTAAGGCAGAGTTCTCCACCAGttgcccccaccccacagcactcCTGCTGTGCTGTTCAGAGCGCTGCCAGGTTCCCTCTTGGGCCTGCAAGCAGTCTTACCTGCCAGTTTGCCTCCTACTGTCATGCATTTTCAGGCCCTAGAGCCTTGCCACTAATGTCTGTGATGGGAATCTCCCATCAAGGTAAATGCCAGGCAAGTGGCTCATACTAGGAAACAAAGCAGCCTTGTTCAAAAGGGATCCAAACCGATAAAGCCGTGAGACCAGCAGATGGCAAATGCAGttatgttttcaaaggaaaaaattcccCCGAGGTGAAGGGAAATCCATCATCTCACACAATAGCCAGGaaatggggggaggggaagcagtTGTTGGGAGCAGccaagcacagagcagcagtagATGGAGCAAGTGCAGAACTGGGTTGTGTATGTATACAGGGAGAATTGGGAACAAAAGATGAGGACAGGGAATGGTAGGGTGCTTGGGAGAGCCCAGCTGAGACCCCCAGCTTCTGCTCTGGCCAGACTGAGCTGCCTTGGCAGGACACTGCTGTTCATAGGGTGCCATGTACAACAGAGGCCAAGCTCAGGCTTCTTCCAAGCACTCCACTCTGTCTGGCACAGACTGcttcccaggcacagccacTGTGGTTAATGCTGGAGCTTATTCCAGCCTGCTCATGTGGGTGCAAAACAGGAAGCTTGTAGCTGTCCTGAGCTGACTGCTCCTAGGCCATTACCTCTGCTCACcccatctttttatttctgttttcccccccatcccagctctctTACTAATTTGCTCTGCCCTTTGCTCAGCTCTCCTCTGTAGTACATGTTTCTGGGAACGGACATACAAGTCTTACGCTGCCTGGTTTCCAAACAGCCCAGACTCTGCCACTGTCCTCTTGGTTGCCTCTATttgtcccagccctgccatgAGTTAAGGCTCTTAatctttcccccttccccatctccttgTAGGCATACCTAGAGTTCTTCACCTCCAGTGAGATCGTCATGGCACTGCTGAAAGTGCTGAAGAAGTATGAGTTGCGAGTGAACTATCACATTGTCAATGTCAAGGTAGGCTGTTGTTTACAGGACACTTTCCTTTCACCACCTTAGGAGAGAGGTAAATATCAAAGATTCAGATATCACTATGATCAAAGTGGGACATGAGGGCTAATGAAGGGAAAGTGAAGCAAGTCAGCTGTGATGTGCAGCAGCTGTCTGACCTTAACAAGGAGAGGGTAAACACACTTATTCCAACTCACTTAATCCCTCTTCCAGTGGTTGCttcagaaaggttttctttccGTTGGCAGGGACAAAATATCACTAATGCTCCAGATCTGCAACCCAATGCTGTCACCTGGGGCATCTTCCCAGGCAGAGAGATCATCCAGCCCACTGTAGTGGATCCCGTAAGCTTCCTCTCCTGGAAGGTGAGTCCTGCCCTCCTGCCAGATACATTGCTGTGCTGCCCTGAAAGCTTGGTCCGGTTTGGTTTTAGTCTGTGACGCTTCTCATAATTGAGTACTGTTGTGATACTAGCTTGCAGAAGTCCAGAGATTGCTCCTTCTGCTCCCTCGGTGTAAGGAGAACTTTGCTTCGGCCCTTCACAGGCACCACGTGCCCAGTAAGAGGATGCTTGGGAGCTACCACTGTCACTGTGCTGGCCCCAGAGCTCCGGGCAGCGGctcttcctcccttcttccacACACAGGGGCAGTGTTGAGCCATTTTTCTGCAAACGTGTCTAAGTCCAGCCCCGGGCacttcccactgactggaaagtGTGAGGCTCCTTGCTCACCTCTTGAAATTTTTACTGATAAGGAATAAGCCACAGGCTGGCCAGGCATGCATGACAGTGATTGTCCTAAATGAAGTCATatgaaaatgcagctgttaTATGTGCATTACACCACTGCCagcatgtttgggtttttgttttccttggtaGGATGAGGCCTTTGCACTGTGGATCGAGCAGTGGGCCAAGCTCTATGAAGAGGAGTCACCCTCTCGCATGATCATCCAGTACATCCATGACAACTACTACTTGGTCAATCTGGTGGACAATGACTTCCCACTCGAGAACTGCCTCTGGCAGGTTGTGGATGATACTTTTGAGCTGCTGAACTCTCCGACTCAGGAGTGAAGATTCCTCCTCTAATCTCTTACTCCATCCTTCCGTCCAGTGactgcagggagagaaaaagcagctcCTGTGCTGATAGTAGACCACACACTCCTAAACCCAGTGACCAGGCTAGCTCTCTGATCTACCCACACTACATGCTCTTCTGTCCCACACACAGAGATGCCCTGACCCTTTCTCACTGAACAATAGTCTACTTGAACCTCTGAGCTGAGGCTCTAGATTGAGCTTGAAAAGGCCAGCTCTGTAGGATGAAGAGGTGCTAATCATGGCTATGTTGattacagtaacagaaaaacTCCCATGCATCAATGTGATAACTCAGTGGGATTCTGGTAACTTTCTTGTGCCAGAAATGCTGCCTTGGAGGCAGAAACACTCCTGTCAGCAGTGCCTATGCAAAGAGACTATTTTAGGAATTACCAGCCCTGAAAGGAAGCtcaagtttcttttaaattgcactcctaagatttatttcttcataacTGATCCTATCAGGCTCTTTTGCACTCACTCCAAAAGAAGGTATAAGTCTTCTCCCTAACTTTTCTCCTGTTATtgtatttcctgttttctttttaatagaaaagttAATTTCATATAGGAATCACACTATTTCTTagattaaatacattaaaatatacaGGTGTCTCTTGTACTAGTCCATACTCTAGTTTGCAGACAACACGAATCTTTGCTACTTACAAATCAGCCTGGCACAAGGgaagatttttaagaaaaccaaTTGTTTATGGAGCAATCCTGCCTTCACTTTCAACACATGCCCTTAGTAAAGCATGGACAGAGCTCCATGATGGAATATAGAAAGCTTAAATCCTAGAATTTACCAAAAGCAACCAGCTACAAACTTGGGCTCAGTTCTGGGAGGTCACAGGAGATGTGGTGGCCTTCCAGTGCCTGTAGGGAAAGGTGGCCTATCTTTCCTGATCTAATGACTTTTTAACAGCCACAGGCCCCACAGTGTTGAAATAAGAGGTTAGGGGAGCTATGAAGGCTGCTTTGTGTACTTAACAATCCTGCAAAGCTACTACAGGCTAGGAAAACAAGACCCTGGGGCCACTCCCAGTGGGATTTTGAGATTCCTGACCCGCTGTGAGCATCTCTTTCAAAccagcaaggaagaaaagccttttccagaTTCTTCAGACCCTCTCATTACAGCTGTCTGAGACTGGGCTCATATATCCAGGGTAATTACAGGGCATCAATCACAGAAGCAAGTAATGGGAAGGCTGGGGGTCAGACACGCCTGTCTTGCCTCAGCAAAGCTTTTGGTGCTCAGCTGTTCCCAGCAGGTTCCTTCATCCCTAGCCCattcagcacagaaaggaaCCAGCAGGAAGCAGTCAAGAGGTTGGCCACCCACTGAAAGCTTTAATGAAGAGCTGATGGACCTAGacagggggaggaggtgggagccACGTGGGAAGCCACTCCCAGGGAAACAGccaaatctgaaaataaacaccTGTGTTTGGACCTACCAAGGACAGTCCAGACTTTGGAATCGACAGGCTGTAGCGTTTGCACCGGCAGACTCCTGCTCATCTCTTTTAAGACTGATGTATTTTCTTACTCCCCTGTGTGACACTAAACTCCTGTCCAGGAAAAAAGACTGAGTAAAGGGACAGCGTATAAGGTGTTTTTTTGACCTTTAATCGGAACACCAGCAAAATCAGGGTCCAGAGGAGAAGGGAATACAACCTCACAACAAAAGGGAGTAACTTCTCAGTTTGTGCTTCTAGGGAGGTAGGGTATCAGTCCTTTAAAGAGAACCTTTAACTAGGTACCATCTCTTCCGGGTTGTCCTTTGGCTAGCACACTTCTGGCCTGTAGCACTGCTTCTGTCACGTGAGCAGAGTGTTTGCTTTCTTGGTTGGCAGGACCAGCTCTTTGTTGTGACAGCCAGCTGTATCCTCCACGTGTCctgaaagagcagcagctgccggcAGGCCCCACCACTCAGCAGCGTCCTTTGTCCTTGAGCTGGAATGCTGTTAGCTGGCGCCACCTTCCAAAAGCCTTCAATAGTAAAGTGGACAAATCAAAGACTCGGGTTACCTTTGAGGGGTTCCACCCACTCTCCCAGCACCCATCAACACAGCTTTTTCTCCAGCAAACGCCTGTGCCAGCTGCCTCCCCATTCACTCAGAGCCCTTCCCTGTCTCCCCTATGTTCCTGTAGCCAGTAAGTTAAGTGCAGAGTACAAACCCAcgtgagaaaaggaagagcaatGTCCCCTTCTGCCCTCTAATTTCAGTACCTGCTCTCATCTCGTTAGAGCACATAATCCTGCATGGAACTTTGGGAGGTGGGCACAGCAGTGAACTGGCTATTTGAGATCTAAGGTTTTGCCTGCTCGCTCAAATTTATAGTGATTTGCCTGTCCCTGGGTGCAAGGCAGCACGGTCCTCCCACACCAGTGTGGAGCCTGTTTCTTCCCTGAGTGGGCTCTTGAGAGGCAGGGGATTAGTGGATTAACATCTCTGATAACAGTGAGGAAGGGGGCACATGTCACGGAAATTGACTGCTGAAacaaagctttgaaaaacaCCCAGAAATGAACCCATATAAAGCTGGAAGCTATTTCCCTTTGTTATAGGCAAGTCCCATTGCTTGATGTATTCAACTTCTCACGAGTGCTTTGTGCAGGGAGAGAGACACAGGGAATGCCAGTTGTCCCTTTGGAGTGCTTTTTGGTCCACTGAGGTCCAAAGACTTAAAGCAGTCATAAATGCTTACCTGAGATAGTAGGCTCCTGGCTTCCTCCTCCAAAAAATTCTGTACCACACAGCTTTGCAAATGTCGTCGTCTCCACACTCTCCAGGCGTTTTCTATCAGTCTCTTCTGGTCCTGCCCAGAAAAGAGGCAGTGCACAGATTAAATGGTCTCTGGCAGGAGAGACCCTTCTTCACTTCCCCTCTAGTTCTATCTTGCTTCCAGTTGCTTCCCCAGGTCCCTCCTGAATGACTTTGCATTGGTAATGAGCAAAACTGACTGCTAACAAAGCTCTTACTGAACTACTGTCTCCTGCAAATATTGTGGCTGATTAAGTCACAGTACCCTGGGGAAAGAACAGCACCCCATCAGTGCTTCAGCACAGCTCCTCAGTGACTGTGGATGTGCTTGCTACACTCACATCACTGTACTGCCCCGTGGGCAGGTCAGAGCACATCTCACACAGCTAATGCCCAAGCAGCCAGACAGATACGGGTTTGTTCCATAGGTGGCCAGGGCCTCAGCAAAAGGGGAAAGCAAGTAACGGCTCTTGGCAGGCTGTGGACACCAAAGGGATGTATCAGGAATACAAGGACAAAGACGGCAATACTTGCTGTGAACCTTCTGCACAGGCTACAGACAATCTATACAAAGCATCCTGTCTCAGCTTCCCTTCCGTAAGATGGAGCAAAGCACAACTAAATATGAGGATATGCTAGTCTGCCGTACTGgcatttcaaagagaaagacagaaaaagtagCCACAGCAGCAAACCAGGATTTCTGGCGCAcactggtactttttaaatcCCCAGGTCTCATCTCCCAGGATGTATGTGAGGCTGCAAGCACAGTAGGCTCACCCAGTAACACCCATCACTGCCACCCTTGTGGCAGCACCAGATGCTCACCAACACTTGAGCCAGTATCACCACCTTGCTTGCTTCTTTCCACTGGTGCCATCCCCTTGCCAGACAGTGCAGTCTCCTGTCACGCAGGCACCGGCGAAGTATCACTGTGCGATGCCACCACCTCACATACTTCCTGCTAtagggaagaggggaaaatgagCTTTATCAGCCCAACAGCCCTACAAGGGAGTCCTTTCCTGATGGGAGGAACAAGAGAAAGCCCAGAGCCCTCCACTCCACTTACCCAAGCCACTTCTCATCCCACTCCTCCAAGTCCACCTCTGCTTTGTTCTCCTGGATCCTTGCATGTGCAGGGGAGGGTCCCACCACACCAGGTCTCACTACCAAGTGAGGGAGAAGCAGCCTTTCAGCCCTGTTTTGGTTTCTGTAGATCACCAGCCAGCGGTGAATGGCACTGGGAAAAAGCCCAAGAGGGGCAGCTAGTGCTGAAcccttttctctgcctcttctgctttctaggaaagaaaagaggaatcACGCAGGAGCTAACCTCAGATCAGGAGAAGGAGAGACCAGAGCTGCTATAAGCCCTTAGTCCTTTGGCTCCTGAACTCAGAAGCAACCTACTCAGAGTTCAACTGCCATGAGCACCTACTCCACAGAGGAATCCCAGTCATCTGCCTGACAAACACTactccccttccctcctcactCACACTCCACACATGGCCccatgaaaggaaaagaggtggGGGCATCTTCTTACTCATGGACCAAGACAGAGACATCTTCCTGTTCTTCCTAGCACCTATCAGGGTACTGCGCTGCCGTGAGCACTGGGAAAAGGCAGCTGCTTTTGTCCAGTAGTTGCAGgcctgcaaacagaaataacacagCTGCAGCCAAGGCTAAACACAATGTGCGCAGAAagcgcacgcacacacacacacaaactagCCTTAGAGATACATTCATGCTCATATCCCTGCAGGTAGTTTAATGTGCTAGACCCCAGGCTGGAAGCTGCACAGATGAGATCCCAGCAGGACTGACTCAGGCCTTCCAAATCAATCGACCTCTTTATGGTTTGCTGGCTGTGAGTCTTTGGaaaaaagctgcagctctgaCAGCTcgccctgctctgcagggacagtgATTATCCCACCTCATCTTTGAGCACAGAGGAAGGAGCGCGCTCATCTCTCTGGTCAAAATGTCCCTATTCCTTATTGCTGTGCTCCAGATGGTTGCTGCAATCAACGCCAGATTATGGTGATGAAGGCAGGGACTAAGCAGTCACCATGAGTCAGACCAGGTTTTTATACAAGCCTTATTAGTATCTTAGTGCCTAGTGACTCACTGAGGTCTTCATTGGGACCTTCATCTTTTCTTACTTGTTTTACAGTAGCCACAGATCCTAGACGC from Falco biarmicus isolate bFalBia1 chromosome 3, bFalBia1.pri, whole genome shotgun sequence carries:
- the MTHFR gene encoding methylenetetrahydrofolate reductase (NADPH) isoform X1, translating into MVNETQHTCTAGSSSKSDGGSSSGSESSKDSSRCSTPVLDADRHERLREKMRRRQDAGDKWFSLEFFPPRTANAAVNLISRFDRMGAGGPLFIDVTWHPAGDPGSDKETSSMIIANTAVNYCGLETILHMTCCNQTKDDITGHLQKAKRLGLKNIMALRGDPVGEEWEEEVDGFNYAVDLVKHIRNEFDDYFDICVAGYPKGHPEAESYEADLRHLKEKVLAGADFIITQLFFRSETFLKFMKDCQAIGITCPIIPGIFPIQGYHSLRQLVKLSKLEVPQEIKDVIEPIKDNDAAIRNYGVELAVSMCRELLDSGMVHGLHFYTLNREVATTDVLKRLGIWKEDPRRPLPWAVSAHPKRRVEDVRPIFWASRPKSYIYRTQEWDDFPNGRWGNSSSPAFGELKDYYLFYLKSKSPREELLKMWGEELTGEESVFEVFTCYITGEPNKNGHKVTCMPWNDDPLATETNLLKEQLEKVNRRGILTINSQPNINGKPSTDPIVGWGPSGGYVFQKAYLEFFTSSEIVMALLKVLKKYELRVNYHIVNVKGQNITNAPDLQPNAVTWGIFPGREIIQPTVVDPVSFLSWKDEAFALWIEQWAKLYEEESPSRMIIQYIHDNYYLVNLVDNDFPLENCLWQVVDDTFELLNSPTQE
- the MTHFR gene encoding methylenetetrahydrofolate reductase (NADPH) isoform X2; this translates as MGAGGPLFIDVTWHPAGDPGSDKETSSMIIANTAVNYCGLETILHMTCCNQTKDDITGHLQKAKRLGLKNIMALRGDPVGEEWEEEVDGFNYAVDLVKHIRNEFDDYFDICVAGYPKGHPEAESYEADLRHLKEKVLAGADFIITQLFFRSETFLKFMKDCQAIGITCPIIPGIFPIQGYHSLRQLVKLSKLEVPQEIKDVIEPIKDNDAAIRNYGVELAVSMCRELLDSGMVHGLHFYTLNREVATTDVLKRLGIWKEDPRRPLPWAVSAHPKRRVEDVRPIFWASRPKSYIYRTQEWDDFPNGRWGNSSSPAFGELKDYYLFYLKSKSPREELLKMWGEELTGEESVFEVFTCYITGEPNKNGHKVTCMPWNDDPLATETNLLKEQLEKVNRRGILTINSQPNINGKPSTDPIVGWGPSGGYVFQKAYLEFFTSSEIVMALLKVLKKYELRVNYHIVNVKGQNITNAPDLQPNAVTWGIFPGREIIQPTVVDPVSFLSWKDEAFALWIEQWAKLYEEESPSRMIIQYIHDNYYLVNLVDNDFPLENCLWQVVDDTFELLNSPTQE